The Reichenbachiella carrageenanivorans region ACAGACAGTATCAAAATCAAGGAGGGTGTATCCTCCAAAATAAAAGTGGCCAGCATGTCTGAGCTTTTCGCAAAAGCGATTAGAAAAATTCATGACCACGAATCCATTAGTTCATTATTTATTCAATAACATATATAGTATTATGAAAACAATAGAGATTGTAGGGTATAAAAGAGCGAATCTCGGCAAGATTGATGCAAAAAATCTTCGTGCCGAAGGAATGGTTCCATGCGTAATATACGGTGGAGAGGAGCAAGTACATTTTTACGCTCCAGCGATTCTTTTCAGAGAATTGGTATACACAGCAGAAGCGCACTTTGTAAAAGTGAACGTAGAAGGCAAAGAATTTGATTGTATCATGCAGGATATTCAGTTTCACCCAGTAAGTGAAATGATCCTTCACGTAGACTTCCTTCAGTGGTTTGCTGGCAAGTCTATCAAAATGGAAATTCCTGTACACTTGACAGGTATTTCTAAAGGTGTATCTAACGGTGGTACATTGATCCACAAGAGAAGATCATTGACTATCAAAGCATTGCCTAAAAACATGCCTGAGCACATCGACCTAGATATTACCCCACTAGATTTCGGTAAGGCAATCAAAGTGAACGATGTACTCACCGAAAACTTTGAAATCCTAGATACGCCACAGGCATCTATCGCAGTAGTAGAAATCCCTAGAGCACTTAGAGGTAAATCTGCTGCTGAATTGGCTGGAGAAGAAGGAGAAGAGACTGAAGAAGGAGCTGAAGCAGCTGCTGAATAAGTCAACAAAATACACATTGAAAATCCTGCTCGTTGAGCAGGATTTTTTTTTGACTATTTTTAATTACGCAATTATTCTTTGCAAACCCATACGCATATGAAATTTCTTATTGTCGGCCTCGGCAACATCGGACCTGAATATGAGCTCACTCGTCACAATATCGGCTTTTTGGTTTTGGACAGACTAGCCGAAGAGCAGGGTGCCAAATTCGAACATTCAAAATTGGCCAACAAATGTGAGTTTAAGTACAAAGGCAGAACCATTCACCTTATCAAACCCACTACCTATATGAACCTCAGTGGAAAGGCAGCGAACTACTGGATGCAAGATCTCAAAATAAGTAAAGAAAACATGCTGGTTATCACAGATGACATTGCCCTGCCTCATGGCAATTTACGAATGAGAGCCAAGGGTAGTCCTGCTGGACACAATGGTCTAAAAAATATCGATGAGCAAACAGGGGGGAACAACTATGCCCGGCTCAAATTTGGGGTAGGCAACGACTTCCATAAAGGGCAACAAGTAGATTATGTCCTTAGTCAATTTTCCAAAGAGCAAATGAAAGACCTGATTTTTCCCATTGACAAAGCCTGCGAAATGGCACTTTCCTTCTGCACAATTGGAATTCAGCGCACAATGAACCAATTCAACGATTAAAACATAAATCGCTGAAAAACAGATGGTTGAAAAATTTATTTAACAATCATTAACACATTTTCTTGGTAAAGTGAAATTATCAATCTAGCTTCAAGTTTCACTAAACCAATTCGTATTTATGAAGTTTTTAAAGAACCTTAGTTTAATTGCTGCGGCAATGTGCTTTTTGTTTGTAGCTGGATGTGGTGCCAAGAGCACTTCTACTGAAAGCGAAGAAACTGTAGTAGAAGAAACTACTGAAGCAGTAGAGGAAGTTACTGAAGAAGCCACTGAAATGGCAGACGAAGCGATGGAGTCTATCGACTCTCTAGCTACTGAAGCTGTGGATAGCGTAGCATCAGAAAACTAAAAAACAGTTACGGGAAAAATTAAAATATTGAAATCAGCTATTAAAAAATAAAGATTTCATAAAAAAAACCCTGAGAATTAAAAAAAAGGGACTCTTATAGAGTCTCTTTTTTTTATGACCTGATGGCTACTACTGGATCCATTTTGGCTGCTAAGCCCGCTGGAACTATTCCAGATATCACACCAATGATCACTGAGACGGTTAGGCCTATGAGTACATTTTTTAAACTCATAATAAGTTCTAATGAGCCTAGATCCATAAAGGTAAGAAAGTAGACCAATAAGATTCCAAATCCTCCTCCAAACAGGCTCAGAAAAATAGACTCGAATAAAAACTGAAATAGGATGAAGTTGTTTTTCGCTCCTAATGACTTTTGTATACCTATAATATTGGTTCGTTCGCGCACAGACACAAACATGATATTGGCGATACCAAAGCCTCCAACCAAAATGGAGAAGCTTCCTATGATCCAGCCCGCCAAATTCAACACGTCGAACATCTGCCCTAAGAAGGTAGCAAAGGCTTCTGGTCTATTCATAGCGAAATTATTTTCTTCCTTAGGCTTCAACCCTCGCTTCTTACGCATTAGCCCAGTCAGCTCTCCTTCTAATCTCTCCTGACCAGGATCATCCTCCATGCCTTTGATATTTATTGATGAACCAAGACCTCGATAGCTACTAACAAGGTAAAACTTGCTTAACGTCTTATATGGAATCAAAATATTATCGTCATTGCTAGGTGTGCTAAGCAGTGCTTCTCCCTCTTCCTGAATCACTCCTATCACCATAAACTTAGCACCTTTCACTTTCACTACCTGCCCCACTGCTGATTGTGATTGAAACAACTCTGTAGCTGCACGCTGGCCGATTAACGCCACATTACTTGCATTCTCTGTCTCCTGAACACTAAAATACCTACCAGCTTGAAGCTGCAGATCATTGATGTCCTTATACCCATATGAAACACCTATCATATTTAGCCCAGAACTACTACTGCTCCCCTTTTTGGCCGTTACATTAGACTTATATGCATAAATGGCCAACCCGTCATGATTGACCAAATTGGCTTGGAGATATTTAAATTCATCATAGTCTGTCTCTGGTCTCTGATAATATTTCCACCAAGGGTACCCACCTCCACCAAACTGATATGGCCATTTTTCTAAAATAATATTATCTGCTCCAAGAAAATTCAGGCTATTGTTGATATTGCGCTGAAGCGAATCTACTAGAGTAAACACAGCAATAATGGCAAATATCCCGATCGTAACGCCCAGAAAGGACAGAACCGTCCGCATCACATTCATTCGCAACGCATTGAATGCAAACCGAAAACTCTCCCATACCAAACGAATCATTAACATCTTATAATAATTTAACTTACAAGCAACATTTATCGGAACAATTTACTAATTTTGCCCTCTTATTTTGACGTATTGGTCACACAATCGTTATTTTTATTACATGAATGCAATTGAATATTTTATCTTTCCTTTTTCAACCAATTATTCAATTCAGAACCCATTTCCTAGAAACAGATTTAGATGAAGCAAGCCACGAGCACAAGTATTCTTCGCTCAGCGACGGTGGTGTTGGCGTGTTTCGTATACTGATTAAATAAAACACAAACAGATGAAATTATCAGAATTCAAATTTGACCTCCCTCCAGGGCTGCTCGCGCTTTATCCTACTGAAAACAGAGATGAATCTCGCTTGATGGTCGTTCATAAGGACACTGGTGAGATCGAGCATAAGGTTTTCAAAGATTTAATCAGTTATTTAGATGAAGGGGATAGTGTAATCCTCAACGACACCAAAGTTTTCCCAGCCAGACTGTATGGCAATAAAGAAAAAACGGGTGCAAAAATCGAAGTATTCTTACTTAGAGAATTAAACAAAGAGCTCCACCTGTGGGATGTATTGGTAGACCCTGCTAGAAAAATCAGAGTAGGCAACAAGCTGTACTTCGGCGAAGGCGATCTGGTAGCAGAAGTTATCGACAACACGACCTCTAGAGGCCGAACCATTAGATTCCTATTTGACGGTACCGACGAAGAGTTTTACAAATCGATAGACGAACTTGGAGAGACTCCATTACCAAAAGAGATCGCTCGTAAAACTGAGCCAGAGGACAGAGAAAGATTCCAGACGATCTATGCGAAAAACGTAGGTGCTGTAGCAGCCCCTACTGCTGGCATTCACTTTACCCGACAGATGCTCAAAAGACTTGAGCTACAAGGTGTGGACACCAAAGCCATTACTCTGCACTTAGGCTTAGGTACATTCAGACCAGTAGACGTGGAAGATTTGACTAAGCACAAGATGGACTCTGAGAACTACAGCGTTCCTGAAGACACTGCTACATTGGTCAATAAGGTATTGGACGAAAAGAAAAAAGTTTGTGCCATAGGTACAACGGTGCTAAGAGCACTAGAGTCCTCTGTATCTGCCAACGGAAGATTAAAAGCCAATGAAGGCTGGACCGATAAATTCATCTTTCCCCCATATGATTTTAAAATTGTAAAATCATTGGTTACCAACTTCCATTTACCAGAGTCAACACTACTCATGAATGCCGCAGCATTTGGTGGTTTTGATTTGATTATGGAAGCCTATCAAGTAGCAATTAAAGAAAAATACAGATTCTTCAGCTATGGCGACGCCATGTTGATTATCTAATTATCTAATTATAAAATGACTAACTCCGGAGCCAGCTTCGGAGTTTTTTTTGTTTTACAAAATCATATTATAATATTGTTGGAATGAAGAAGTACACCATTATAGTAGCAGGAGGTTCGGGAAGTAGAATGCAAGCCCATCAGCCCAAACAATTTTTAGAACTCAACGGCCGCCCCATGCTTATGTACACGCTAGATGCTTTTGTACAGTATGACGCTGACATAGAAATCGTCTTGGTATTGCCCGAAGACCATGTGGCCACATGGGAACAGCTAGTCGCGCAGCACAACTACCAGACGCCTCACACCACCACCACTGGTGGCACCACACGATATGAGTCTGTGCGTAATGGACTTAACACTATCAGCGGAGAAGGGTTAGTTGCTATACACGATGGCGCTCGTCCACTCATCACCCAAAAAGTAATCAATAGAACCTTCGAACAAGCCAAAAAAACAGGTAATGGGGTCGCTGCTGTACAAATGAAGGATTCGATTCGCTTGATGGTAAATGGCAAAAGCCAAGCTGTAGATCGCAGCCAATACTTCGTAGTACAAACACCTCAAACATTCAGTATACCATTAATCAAAAGAGCATTCGAAGCCAGTACTGACAATAATTTTACCGATGATGCTAGTGTACTCGAGGCGCATGGTGGCAAAGTAACGCTAGTAGGTGGTAGCTATGATAATCTAAAGATCACAACTCCAGAGGACTTGCTAATTGCTTCCTCAATCTTAGATAGGAGAAAATAAAATGCCTGACCTCTCATCGTAAGCCAGGCAAAATATCTTAATGATTTGGTCGTCGCAGAGGGTTAATACTCGTCCTCATTAAAGAAGAAATCTTCTTTAGTAGGATAGTCAGGCCATATCTCTTCGATGGTCTCAAATGGATGCCCGTCGTCCTCTAGCTCTTGCAGGTTCTCTACCACTTCCAAAGGAGCTCCTGATCGAATAGAATAATCGATTAATTCATCCTTAGAAGCTGGCCATGGCGCGTCCTCCAAATATGATGCTAATTCTAGTGTCCAATACATAATTTACTTCCTTTAATTCTGGTGTTTTATATAATCGTGCAAAAATAAATTTTTCAATCAATAATCAAACTATTGGCTTGTTTATCTGAATATTTATTTTAACTGAATATAATTCGTATCAAAAAAAAATACAACTGATCCTCACAAGGATTTAATTTATTTTTTTGACCTGATAACGCAGGATGAATTAAGCTTGTTTTATTTTCTCTTGACATTCTTTTAGCAGACTCTTTTTGAGCGCCACTTTATCTTGCTGCACTTGCAGTTTGTCATTAAGCATATCTACAAAAGAGCCTTTATTGATATGCATATTACCCATATTTTCATGAAACGATTTCAACTCCGTTTCGTCTCGCTGCAGCAAATCTCGAACTACCCTTAACAAATCCTTATATTGATCCTTCGTTTCCTTTTTTGCAAAACCTTTATTCTTCTTCTGAGTCAAATTCCAAATAAAGCCACGCTCCTGCCATTCTCTAGACAATTGCATAAAACTTTCATGAACTTCGGGATGCGCTTTTCTGGATACATGTCCACTATTCTTCCACTTGGTCTTTAGCGCTTCGAAAGCCTTGTGATCGCTACCAAATGTACTTACCACCAACACCTTCAATTCTTCTAATATTTCAGTCTTGGCTTTCAAACTTTCTTTTTCGCCTTTAGACTTTTGTTTTCTCTCCGCGTTTCTGTGTTTTTTTTGCTTTTCGAAA contains the following coding sequences:
- the pth gene encoding aminoacyl-tRNA hydrolase, which gives rise to MKFLIVGLGNIGPEYELTRHNIGFLVLDRLAEEQGAKFEHSKLANKCEFKYKGRTIHLIKPTTYMNLSGKAANYWMQDLKISKENMLVITDDIALPHGNLRMRAKGSPAGHNGLKNIDEQTGGNNYARLKFGVGNDFHKGQQVDYVLSQFSKEQMKDLIFPIDKACEMALSFCTIGIQRTMNQFND
- a CDS encoding 50S ribosomal protein L25/general stress protein Ctc codes for the protein MKTIEIVGYKRANLGKIDAKNLRAEGMVPCVIYGGEEQVHFYAPAILFRELVYTAEAHFVKVNVEGKEFDCIMQDIQFHPVSEMILHVDFLQWFAGKSIKMEIPVHLTGISKGVSNGGTLIHKRRSLTIKALPKNMPEHIDLDITPLDFGKAIKVNDVLTENFEILDTPQASIAVVEIPRALRGKSAAELAGEEGEETEEGAEAAAE
- a CDS encoding DUF2795 domain-containing protein, producing MYWTLELASYLEDAPWPASKDELIDYSIRSGAPLEVVENLQELEDDGHPFETIEEIWPDYPTKEDFFFNEDEY
- the queA gene encoding tRNA preQ1(34) S-adenosylmethionine ribosyltransferase-isomerase QueA, with product MKLSEFKFDLPPGLLALYPTENRDESRLMVVHKDTGEIEHKVFKDLISYLDEGDSVILNDTKVFPARLYGNKEKTGAKIEVFLLRELNKELHLWDVLVDPARKIRVGNKLYFGEGDLVAEVIDNTTSRGRTIRFLFDGTDEEFYKSIDELGETPLPKEIARKTEPEDRERFQTIYAKNVGAVAAPTAGIHFTRQMLKRLELQGVDTKAITLHLGLGTFRPVDVEDLTKHKMDSENYSVPEDTATLVNKVLDEKKKVCAIGTTVLRALESSVSANGRLKANEGWTDKFIFPPYDFKIVKSLVTNFHLPESTLLMNAAAFGGFDLIMEAYQVAIKEKYRFFSYGDAMLII
- a CDS encoding ABC transporter permease; translated protein: MLMIRLVWESFRFAFNALRMNVMRTVLSFLGVTIGIFAIIAVFTLVDSLQRNINNSLNFLGADNIILEKWPYQFGGGGYPWWKYYQRPETDYDEFKYLQANLVNHDGLAIYAYKSNVTAKKGSSSSSGLNMIGVSYGYKDINDLQLQAGRYFSVQETENASNVALIGQRAATELFQSQSAVGQVVKVKGAKFMVIGVIQEEGEALLSTPSNDDNILIPYKTLSKFYLVSSYRGLGSSINIKGMEDDPGQERLEGELTGLMRKKRGLKPKEENNFAMNRPEAFATFLGQMFDVLNLAGWIIGSFSILVGGFGIANIMFVSVRERTNIIGIQKSLGAKNNFILFQFLFESIFLSLFGGGFGILLVYFLTFMDLGSLELIMSLKNVLIGLTVSVIIGVISGIVPAGLAAKMDPVVAIRS
- a CDS encoding 2-C-methyl-D-erythritol 4-phosphate cytidylyltransferase; the encoded protein is MKKYTIIVAGGSGSRMQAHQPKQFLELNGRPMLMYTLDAFVQYDADIEIVLVLPEDHVATWEQLVAQHNYQTPHTTTTGGTTRYESVRNGLNTISGEGLVAIHDGARPLITQKVINRTFEQAKKTGNGVAAVQMKDSIRLMVNGKSQAVDRSQYFVVQTPQTFSIPLIKRAFEASTDNNFTDDASVLEAHGGKVTLVGGSYDNLKITTPEDLLIASSILDRRK